The proteins below come from a single Sorghum bicolor cultivar BTx623 chromosome 4, Sorghum_bicolor_NCBIv3, whole genome shotgun sequence genomic window:
- the LOC8061028 gene encoding U-box domain-containing protein 27, translating to MGRREMNGRLSAEYQGLEVKVPNLFRCPISLDVMRSPVSLCTGVTYERASIQRWLDSGNTTCPATMLPLPSTDLVPNLTLRRLIALWASTAAPSSPSSSSSSPPAASAVGPTPAAAAAELLRRVADPGADPCPPLRKLAAFLSDDDVDEFDKNALARASGAAETVATVLLRRSAADMEAAEAAVRVLAAVAASDCIEEESKRRVAAALAADAPSAAASLARVLRGGASLEARVDAARLVESMLRNAASARAAVAESEDLVGELIRLVGPADDEKEKKENKNGGGVALDRQAVAAGLSCLAAIAATRRNARADMVRLGAVPAAVRVLEADAGSPSQALRVLEAAVGCAEGRAAVCESAGTAVPAVVSKMMKGGMGGAEAAVSVLWAVCHRYRDRRAVEAAAGCEGGLTKLLLLMQSGCSASARQMASELLKIFRVNGKSCVAGYDSKTSHIMPF from the coding sequence ATGGGGAGGCGCGAGATGAACGGGCGGCTATCGGCCGAGTACCAGGGCCTGGAGGTGAAGGTGCCCAACCTCTTCCGGTGCCCCATCTCGCTGGACGTCATGCGCTCCCCCGTGAGCCTCTGCACGGGCGTCACCTACGAGCGCGCCTCCATCCAGCGCTGGCTCGACTCCGGCAACACCACGTGCCCGGCCACCATGCTCCCGCTCCCTTCCACCGACCTTGTCCCCAACCTCACCCTGCGCCGCCTCATCGCGCTCTGGGCGTCCACGGCCGCGCCCTCCtctccctcctcttcctcctcctcaccgcccgccgcgtccgccgtcgggcccacgccggccgccgcggcggccgagCTCCTCCGCCGGGTCGCTGACCCCGGCGCCGACCCCTGCCCCCCGCTACGGAAGCTCGCGGCTTTCCTCTCCGACGACGACGTGGACGAGTTCGACAAGAACGCGCTGGCTCGGGCCAGCGGCGCCGCGGAGACCGTGGCGACCGTGCTGCTGCGGAGGTCGGCGGCGGACATGGAGGCCGCGGAGGCCGCCGTGCGCGTGCTGGCGGCGGTCGCGGCGTCCGACTGCATCGAGGAGGAGAGCAAGAGGCGCGTGGCCGCGGCGCTCGCCGCCGACGCGCCGTCCGCGGCCGCGTCCCTCGCGCGCGTGCTGCGGGGCGGGGCCTCGCTGGAGGCGCGCGTGGACGCGGCGAGGCTGGTGGAGTCGATGCTCCGCAATGCGGCGTCGGCacgggcggcggtggcggagtCCGAGGACCTGGTCGGCGAGCTGATCCGCCTCGTGGGCCCCGCGGACGacgagaaggagaagaaggagaataagaacggcggcggcgtggcCCTGGACAGGCAGGCCGTGGCGGCGGGGCTGTCGTGCCTGGCGGCCATCGCGGCGACACGGCGCAACGCCCGCGCCGACATGGTCCGTCTGGGCGCCGTGCCGGCGGCCGTGCGCGTGCTGGAGGCCGACGCCGGGTCCCCGAGCCAGGCGCTCCGCGTGCTGGAGGCGGCGGTGGGGTGCGCCGAGGGCCGCGCCGCGGTGTGCGAGTCGGCGGGGACCGCGGTGCCCGCGGTGGTGTCCAAGATGATGAAGGGCGGGATGGGCGGCGCCGAGGCGGCCGTGTCGGTGCTGTGGGCGGTGTGCCACCGGTACCGGGACCGGCGCGCCGTGGAGGCCGCGGCGGGGTGCGAGGGCGGGCTCaccaagctgctgctgctgatgcaGAGCGGGTGCTCGGCGTCGGCGAGGCAGATGGCGTCGGAGCTGCTCAAGATCTTCAGGGTGAACGGCAAGAGCTGCGTCGCGGGGTACGACTCCAAGACCAGCCACATCATGCCCTTCTGA
- the LOC110434351 gene encoding protein FAR1-RELATED SEQUENCE 5-like: MGGKAPITILTDQCKAMTKAIRLVMRATYHLWCKWHVMKKIRECLGPLYTKNKKFRDEFWLVVNGMLTEDEFEVAWADIVKKYHLEENGFMKRIYSSKKKWAKPWSRDKFCARMSSTQRSESANFMLKRFVPRNSSMNQFVSQYNKLLCERDREEDAAEDKTKQLKMVHSRLWPIERHALTIYTKAAFELFRAEVDKASNYVIGGNQGDMYTVSHSNAAIRAQWARVHFKVEAIDGGLKWMIKCMHAGERKDGGISCLWSSQ; this comes from the exons ATGGGAGGAAAAGCACCTATTACAATTCTGACAG ATCAATGCAAGGCTATGACTAAGGCTATACGTCTGGTGATGCGAGCCACATATCATTTGTGGTGCAAATGGCATGTGATGAAGAAGATTAGGGAGTGCTTAGGTCCATTGTATACTAAGAACAAGAAGTTTAGGGATGAGTTCTGGCTGGTGGTTAATGGTATGCTAACTGAGGACGAGTTTGAAGTAGCTTGGGCTGATATAGTGAAAAAATATCATCTGGAGGAGAATGGTTTCATGAAGAGGATTTACAGCAGCAAGAAGAAGTGGGCAAAGCCTTGGTCTAGGGACAAATTTTGTGCTAGAATGAGCAGTACACAGAGAAGTGAGAGTGCGAATTTCATGCTGAAGCGATTTGTTCCAAGAAATTCATCAATGAATCAGTTTGTATCGCAATACAACAAACTTTTATGTGAACGTGACAGAGAAGAGGATGCAGCAGAAGACAAGACCAAACAG TTGAAAATGGTCCACAGTCGTCTTTGGCCAATTGAACGTCATGCATTGACAATATACACAAAGGCTGCATTCGAGCTTTTCCGTgctgaggtagacaaagcatcCAATTATGTGATCGGTGGCAATCAGGGGGACATGTACACTGTTTCCCATAGTAATGCAGCAATCAGAGCTCAGTGGGCACGTGTGCACTTCAAGGTTGAAGCTATCGATGGTGGTCTTAAATGGATGATCAAATGTATGCACGCTGGAGAGAGAAAAGATGGAGGCATTTCATGCCTGTGGAGTTCGCAGTGA
- the LOC110434813 gene encoding uncharacterized protein LOC110434813, which produces MFEGCKVHYNVDECRLILAPLMVGWYWCLYVWDFERQMIVVLDPLNMNLERNVLAEKHRRSLTLMHSAMCECSKMFFGERIDLEDNWKTEFVSMVGASCESYNTGIYVMFYARYFDGEFITRVLTKGASRLQKLNILYQMLTMNGNEGDPPTWIMESHSKRRPAVEMIEGEYLLSDA; this is translated from the exons ATGTTTGAAGGATGCAAAGTTCACTACAATGTGGATGAATGCAGACTG ATATTAGCACCATTGATGGTTGGTTGGTATTGGTGTCTGTATGTGTGGGATTTCGAAAGGCAAATGATTGTTGTGTTGGATCCACTAAATATGAACCTTGAGAGAAATGTACTGGCTGAAAAGCACAGGAGGTCTCTAACATTGATGCATAGTGCAATGTGTGAGTGCAGCAAAATGTTCTTTGGAGAAAGAATAGATTTAGAAGACAATTGGAAAACAGAATTTGTCAGCATGGTAGGAGCAAGCTGTGAGAG TTACAACACTGGGATATATGTTATGTTCTATGCTAGGTATTTCGATGGGGAGTTCATCACAAGGGTTCTGACTAAG GGTGCTAGTAGGCTGCAGAAGTTGAACATCCTGTACCAAATGCTAACTATGAATGGAAATGAGGGTGATCCTCCTACGTGGATTATGGAAAGCCATAGCAAAAGGAGGCCTGCTGTAGAAATGATTGAGGGAGAATACCTGCTCTCAGATGCCTAA